A single window of Flavobacterium aestivum DNA harbors:
- a CDS encoding type II toxin-antitoxin system ParD family antitoxin, with protein MARNTSILLGDYFENFINEQISTGKYSSVSEVVSTSLIVFEQEENKTKSLISELKVGEKSAKIKNFDRKKNLEELKANFGK; from the coding sequence ATGGCACGAAATACTTCAATATTATTAGGTGACTATTTTGAAAATTTTATAAATGAGCAAATTAGTACAGGGAAATATAGTTCTGTAAGCGAGGTCGTTAGTACTTCTTTAATAGTTTTTGAGCAAGAAGAAAATAAAACAAAATCTTTAATCAGTGAACTTAAAGTAGGTGAAAAAAGTGCTAAGATTAAAAATTTTGACCGCAAAAAAAATCTTGAAGAACTTAAAGCAAACTTTGGAAAATAA
- a CDS encoding type II toxin-antitoxin system RelE/ParE family toxin, with translation MYTAENWSIEQADRYYNLIFDEIEYIVDNLEMARDFGNIRKNYRCSKVKSHLIFFKKINSNDIEVIRVLHEKMDIENQLSI, from the coding sequence ATTTATACCGCAGAAAATTGGTCTATTGAACAAGCTGACCGTTACTATAATTTGATTTTTGACGAAATTGAGTATATAGTTGATAATTTAGAAATGGCCCGTGACTTTGGGAACATTAGAAAAAACTATAGATGCTCGAAAGTAAAATCTCATTTAATATTTTTCAAGAAAATAAACTCTAATGACATAGAAGTCATAAGAGTTTTGCATGAAAAAATGGATATCGAAAATCAATTAAGTATCTAA